A single window of Syntrophotalea acetylenica DNA harbors:
- a CDS encoding helix-turn-helix domain-containing protein — translation MENLIGSEIKKRREALKMTQSELGKALGYRYGNFIGYLENGRAAFPLEKWEEYAEVLQIPKYEFLELIFKERFPGMLAYIDFHPASQSAKKEAEDKISNI, via the coding sequence ATGGAAAATCTGATCGGATCGGAAATAAAAAAACGGCGGGAAGCACTGAAGATGACCCAATCGGAACTCGGGAAAGCTCTCGGGTATCGATACGGAAATTTTATCGGTTATCTCGAAAATGGCAGAGCTGCCTTCCCCCTGGAAAAATGGGAAGAATACGCCGAAGTATTGCAGATACCCAAATATGAATTCCTCGAACTCATCTTCAAGGAGAGATTTCCGGGCATGCTGGCCTATATCGATTTCCATCCTGCCAGCCAATCGGCCAAGAAGGAAGCAGAAGACAAAATCTCCAATATTTAA
- a CDS encoding glycyl-radical enzyme activating protein, giving the protein MQDNIAPGRVDRLQPDMDARGIVYSIQRYTVHDGPGTRTSVFLKGCTMSCLWCCNPESWDKNPEVAVYEQRCIGVEKCGYCLDACPFTSQGIFRISEEGLVAGIDRSLCTRCMACVDECPANALARWGEDMTVAQVMREVLKDREFFDETGGGITVSGGELFVQTPFVVELLKACRAAYVHTCIETALGVPWNLVAQALPYTEYVLTDIKHMDADKHRAYTGCDLALVLDNLKRLGRSGIPSVIRVPLIPGYNDSDENIEATARFIASEFGSTPRQVQVLQFHELGKTKYETLGKAYPLADMKKPLREDYVARLKSAIGILRNWGLPAYVGSNVKMTR; this is encoded by the coding sequence ATGCAAGACAACATCGCTCCAGGCAGGGTCGACAGGCTACAGCCGGACATGGATGCCCGGGGCATTGTGTACAGCATACAGCGTTACACGGTTCATGACGGCCCCGGCACCCGGACCTCGGTGTTTCTCAAAGGCTGCACCATGAGCTGTCTGTGGTGCTGCAATCCCGAAAGCTGGGACAAAAACCCGGAGGTCGCCGTTTATGAGCAACGCTGTATCGGGGTCGAGAAGTGCGGCTATTGTCTCGATGCCTGCCCGTTTACCTCGCAAGGCATTTTTCGCATCAGCGAGGAGGGCCTGGTGGCCGGTATCGATCGAAGCCTCTGCACCCGCTGCATGGCCTGCGTCGATGAATGTCCGGCAAATGCCCTGGCCCGCTGGGGCGAAGACATGACGGTGGCGCAGGTGATGCGTGAAGTGCTCAAGGATCGGGAATTTTTCGATGAGACCGGCGGCGGCATTACCGTTAGTGGCGGCGAGCTGTTCGTGCAGACGCCCTTTGTGGTGGAACTGCTGAAGGCCTGCAGGGCCGCCTATGTGCATACCTGCATCGAAACCGCCCTTGGCGTGCCATGGAATCTGGTGGCTCAGGCCCTGCCCTATACCGAATATGTACTGACCGATATCAAGCACATGGACGCGGACAAGCATCGCGCGTACACCGGCTGTGACCTGGCGCTGGTGCTGGATAACCTGAAAAGACTGGGGCGCTCGGGCATCCCGTCGGTGATCCGCGTTCCCCTCATTCCCGGATACAACGACAGCGATGAGAACATTGAGGCCACGGCCCGGTTCATCGCCAGTGAATTTGGGTCCACACCCCGGCAGGTGCAGGTATTGCAGTTTCACGAACTCGGCAAGACCAAGTACGAAACCCTCGGCAAGGCTTACCCTCTGGCGGATATGAAGAAGCCGCTTCGGGAGGATTATGTGGCCCGGTTGAAAAGTGCCATCGGCATTCTGCGCAACTGGGGATTGCCGGCCTATGTTGGCAGCAATGTGAAAATGACGCGTTAG
- a CDS encoding GlcG/HbpS family heme-binding protein yields MKMNLKTALRMISASQEKAEQLGVPVSIAVVDAGGNLVAQHRMDNAMLISQFLSLNKAYTSVATTMPTEELARHTQPGGPFFGVHTCQAASGICIFGGGYPVSDEGCIAGGIGVSGGSSEEDRAIAAAGRDAFEVAAGR; encoded by the coding sequence ATGAAGATGAATTTGAAGACGGCGTTGCGCATGATCAGCGCAAGTCAGGAAAAAGCCGAACAGCTGGGGGTGCCGGTATCCATTGCGGTGGTGGATGCAGGGGGCAATCTCGTGGCCCAGCACCGCATGGACAACGCCATGCTCATCAGTCAGTTTTTGTCTCTGAACAAGGCCTATACCTCGGTCGCCACCACCATGCCTACGGAGGAATTGGCCCGGCATACCCAGCCTGGCGGACCTTTCTTTGGCGTGCATACCTGCCAGGCCGCCAGTGGCATCTGTATCTTCGGCGGCGGTTATCCGGTGTCCGACGAGGGCTGTATTGCCGGAGGCATCGGTGTAAGCGGTGGGTCGTCCGAAGAGGATAGGGCCATCGCAGCCGCCGGCCGCGATGCTTTCGAGGTGGCCGCGGGACGCTGA
- a CDS encoding GNAT family N-acetyltransferase gives MKIRKPTEENRAKVYALLRRAFPRGEYESCLVQAFHEHGTPIHEWVCIHTGRVIAYIAFSNAYHGDAVCGLHLGPMAVMHEFRKQGIGSELLRFALRQEPIKNQPLFVLGEPRFFKRFGFEPCKAPICPFDKNNAHFLSLRNDAAGNFMVGYEAEFRSAGKPPLLKGRR, from the coding sequence ATGAAAATACGCAAACCGACGGAGGAAAACCGTGCCAAGGTCTATGCTCTGTTGCGGCGGGCTTTTCCCCGCGGCGAATATGAGAGTTGCCTGGTGCAGGCCTTCCACGAGCATGGCACGCCGATCCACGAGTGGGTCTGCATTCACACCGGCAGGGTCATCGCCTACATCGCCTTTTCCAATGCCTATCACGGTGACGCGGTCTGCGGGCTGCATCTGGGACCCATGGCCGTCATGCACGAGTTCCGGAAACAGGGCATCGGTTCGGAACTGCTGCGCTTTGCCCTGAGGCAGGAGCCGATCAAAAACCAGCCTCTGTTTGTGCTGGGCGAGCCCCGTTTTTTCAAGCGGTTCGGCTTCGAACCCTGCAAGGCGCCCATCTGCCCCTTCGACAAAAACAACGCCCATTTTCTGAGCCTGCGCAACGATGCCGCCGGTAATTTCATGGTCGGCTACGAAGCGGAATTCAGATCTGCCGGCAAACCGCCTCTGCTCAAGGGCAGGCGGTAA
- a CDS encoding enoyl-CoA hydratase/isomerase family protein, translating to MHYETLIVETGDDFVASITLNRPQQLNTFSTALAAELDAAFKALDAHGRVRVILVKGAGKAFCAGIDVTEFPDKSPSEYRRWIQQMESPLVTISRINKPVIAQVHGAAAANGAGLVAAADLAIAADNARIGLTAINVGLNCVGPVVPLARSVGRKKALEMLFYGNLLGAAEALQMGLVNRVVPESELDKEARAWAALLAQKSPLALQNAKRGFYEAEDMDYYRAFDHMNELFARLCTTRDAREGIEAFRENRKPDWQER from the coding sequence ATGCATTATGAAACCCTGATTGTCGAGACTGGCGATGATTTCGTGGCTTCGATCACCCTCAATCGCCCTCAGCAGCTGAACACATTCTCTACCGCGCTGGCCGCCGAACTCGATGCGGCTTTCAAGGCCCTGGATGCCCATGGCCGGGTGCGCGTCATCCTTGTCAAAGGAGCGGGCAAGGCTTTCTGCGCCGGCATCGACGTAACCGAATTCCCCGACAAGAGCCCCTCTGAATACCGGCGCTGGATACAGCAGATGGAGAGCCCGCTCGTCACCATCAGCCGCATCAACAAGCCCGTCATTGCCCAGGTACATGGAGCTGCCGCCGCCAACGGCGCCGGACTCGTCGCGGCTGCCGATCTTGCCATCGCCGCCGACAATGCCCGCATCGGCCTGACGGCCATCAACGTCGGACTCAACTGCGTCGGCCCCGTGGTTCCCCTGGCCCGCTCCGTGGGACGGAAAAAAGCCCTGGAGATGCTGTTTTACGGAAACTTACTTGGTGCAGCGGAGGCGTTGCAGATGGGACTTGTAAACCGGGTAGTCCCCGAAAGCGAGCTTGACAAAGAAGCCCGGGCCTGGGCAGCGCTGCTCGCACAGAAAAGCCCCCTTGCACTACAGAATGCCAAACGCGGATTTTACGAGGCCGAGGATATGGATTATTACCGGGCGTTTGATCATATGAACGAGCTGTTCGCGCGGCTTTGCACAACCCGGGACGCCAGGGAAGGCATCGAAGCCTTTCGTGAAAACCGCAAACCCGACTGGCAGGAACGCTGA
- a CDS encoding MFS transporter, translating into MANSGFSNPSHYRLCIFWILAFGYVLVFFHRLCPAVVATDMMADLHAGGTLIGFLSSAYFYPYALMQLPTGLLSDSWGPRKTITLFLAAACIGSILLGLAPSPSWAILGRVLAGLGVSTLFVCTLKILAEWYSLREFATMTGILMAMGGIGSLSAATPMAMASSWLGWRLSFILIGLLTAVIATLIWRIVRDRPAEIGWPSPAEHATEKGPPARLSVGVKQVLSLPAFWPLALWFFFTYGIFAAFAGLWGGPYLMQVYGATKSQTGGILSLIAIGMIIGSPLVGSLSNRIFKGRKPTLVFASMAMVGITASLAFATGDMSLPVIGALCFGLGIFASAVVVIGFTNARELFPARIAGTALGLVNLFPFAGGAFMQPLLGSILESHKKSVSEFTLTGYQNAFFMLFLSALAALAASIFLKETYRQDLPAKNPDRLGEADIESPQVS; encoded by the coding sequence GTGGCCAATTCCGGTTTTTCCAATCCATCGCATTATCGTCTGTGTATTTTCTGGATTCTGGCCTTTGGCTATGTTCTTGTCTTTTTTCACCGTCTTTGTCCGGCAGTCGTCGCTACGGACATGATGGCGGATCTTCATGCCGGTGGCACGCTTATCGGCTTTCTGAGTTCCGCTTACTTCTATCCCTATGCACTCATGCAACTGCCGACGGGACTCCTCTCAGACAGCTGGGGACCGCGCAAGACTATCACGCTGTTTCTGGCTGCAGCCTGTATCGGCTCCATCCTGCTGGGCCTGGCTCCTTCTCCATCCTGGGCGATTCTCGGCAGGGTTCTGGCCGGGCTCGGGGTCTCGACCCTGTTTGTCTGCACACTGAAAATTCTTGCGGAATGGTATAGCCTCCGGGAATTCGCCACCATGACCGGCATCCTCATGGCCATGGGCGGGATCGGCTCTCTGTCCGCAGCCACACCCATGGCCATGGCCAGCTCCTGGCTTGGCTGGCGTCTGTCTTTCATCCTGATCGGCCTGTTGACCGCAGTGATTGCAACATTGATCTGGCGGATTGTACGGGACCGTCCGGCCGAAATAGGATGGCCCTCACCCGCAGAGCACGCAACAGAAAAAGGGCCGCCTGCCCGATTGTCTGTCGGGGTAAAACAGGTACTGAGCCTGCCCGCCTTCTGGCCACTGGCCCTCTGGTTTTTCTTTACCTACGGGATATTCGCTGCGTTTGCCGGGCTTTGGGGGGGACCCTATCTGATGCAGGTATACGGAGCGACAAAAAGTCAGACAGGAGGCATTCTGTCCCTGATAGCAATTGGCATGATCATTGGCAGTCCGCTGGTGGGGAGTCTCTCGAATCGCATATTCAAAGGGCGCAAACCGACCCTCGTCTTCGCCAGCATGGCCATGGTCGGCATCACCGCTTCGCTTGCCTTCGCTACCGGCGACATGTCCTTGCCTGTGATTGGCGCCCTCTGTTTCGGACTCGGAATCTTTGCCAGCGCCGTCGTAGTGATAGGATTTACCAACGCCCGGGAGCTTTTTCCCGCACGGATAGCAGGCACCGCTCTGGGACTTGTCAACCTGTTCCCCTTTGCCGGGGGAGCCTTCATGCAACCCCTGCTGGGATCGATCCTCGAAAGTCATAAAAAAAGTGTCTCGGAATTTACCCTGACCGGATATCAGAATGCCTTTTTCATGTTGTTTTTAAGCGCACTTGCGGCACTTGCCGCCAGTATTTTTCTCAAGGAAACCTACCGCCAGGACCTGCCGGCAAAAAACCCGGACCGTCTGGGAGAAGCAGACATTGAATCGCCGCAGGTTTCCTGA
- a CDS encoding PocR ligand-binding domain-containing protein, translated as MLYRFEEIFDISQIRELAQRFSDLVGITAAIIGVDGTIWAKCNWQEICENFHRKHPVTHQRCIESDICLPPKYFKDSLTDTIIYRCQNGLMEAAAPIRIQGEHIANLYMGQFLLQPPDIAFFMQQARDFGFDETAYIQALLKVPVFSEDKVKSVTDYFSKLAIVIGEMGLSQVRLNQANEHLKKSEQRYRLVVENSASAIMVVQNDTIVFANRKIIDGFGSNQNIFQFIHPEDQASFRAFLDQTRQGASDAPLEGTRIVNDPQKTRWVQTNAVAMDWQGSQALLLHMTDITSQKEAEKAMRKAQLELANSQKMEAIANLATGVAHDFNNFAQIIGTNVELLLAAEDKTSPIYGKLKEIELAVIKTSELTQRLLMFREDQPGCRQSVDINQLIDQVAHSLRALLPSSIDFDLSLQADCKVKDGDPVQLFQIFMNLLLNAKDAMPDGGTIHIETRNFIATPSYAANRPNLRPGEYIQVRVLDEGPGLSDQDLIHLFEPFYTSKQPGQGTGLGLTTVYNFVKNHSGHITCGNNAEKGACISIMLPATRVDHQIIRFPIGGHETILLVDDDPYILHRGREYLHSYGYTVLEAQSGEEAYEIYCQRRDDIRLVIMDLIMPGMGGEKCIGELLGIDPDAKILVASAYLTENFIHNRDIRDKIKGFVAKPYIKGRLLQAIRKAITSDQKQLCL; from the coding sequence ATGCTGTACAGGTTCGAGGAAATATTCGATATTTCCCAGATCAGGGAACTGGCCCAGCGGTTTTCCGACCTGGTGGGCATTACCGCGGCCATCATCGGAGTGGACGGCACCATCTGGGCCAAGTGCAATTGGCAGGAAATCTGCGAAAACTTCCACCGAAAACATCCCGTCACCCATCAGCGCTGTATTGAAAGCGACATCTGCCTGCCTCCCAAATATTTTAAAGACAGCCTGACCGACACCATCATCTACCGCTGTCAGAACGGTCTGATGGAAGCCGCCGCACCGATCCGGATCCAGGGCGAACACATCGCCAATCTCTACATGGGACAATTTCTGCTGCAACCGCCCGATATCGCCTTTTTCATGCAGCAGGCGCGCGATTTCGGCTTTGACGAGACCGCGTACATCCAGGCCCTGCTGAAAGTTCCGGTGTTCTCCGAAGACAAGGTCAAATCGGTCACCGATTATTTTTCCAAGCTGGCCATCGTCATCGGCGAGATGGGCTTGAGCCAGGTGCGCCTGAACCAGGCCAACGAGCATCTGAAAAAATCGGAACAGCGGTACCGCCTGGTGGTGGAAAATTCCGCCAGCGCCATCATGGTGGTGCAGAACGACACCATCGTGTTTGCCAACCGCAAGATCATTGACGGTTTTGGCAGCAATCAGAATATTTTCCAGTTCATTCACCCCGAGGATCAGGCCAGTTTCAGAGCTTTTCTCGACCAAACCCGGCAGGGCGCATCAGACGCCCCGCTGGAAGGCACCCGCATTGTCAACGATCCGCAAAAAACCCGGTGGGTCCAGACCAATGCCGTCGCCATGGATTGGCAGGGCAGCCAGGCGCTGCTGCTGCACATGACCGACATCACCTCCCAGAAAGAGGCGGAAAAAGCCATGCGCAAGGCCCAGCTGGAGCTGGCCAACTCGCAGAAGATGGAGGCCATTGCCAACCTCGCCACCGGTGTCGCGCACGATTTCAACAACTTCGCGCAGATCATCGGCACCAATGTGGAGCTGCTGCTGGCCGCGGAAGATAAAACCAGCCCCATTTACGGCAAGCTCAAGGAAATCGAACTGGCCGTCATCAAAACCAGCGAGCTGACCCAGCGGCTGCTGATGTTCCGCGAAGACCAGCCCGGCTGCCGGCAGTCCGTCGACATCAACCAGCTCATCGACCAGGTCGCCCACTCCCTGCGCGCCCTGCTGCCCTCCAGCATCGACTTCGATCTTTCCCTGCAGGCCGACTGCAAGGTCAAGGACGGCGACCCGGTCCAGCTCTTCCAGATATTCATGAACCTGCTGCTCAACGCCAAGGACGCCATGCCGGATGGCGGCACGATCCACATCGAAACCCGCAATTTCATCGCCACCCCGTCCTATGCCGCCAATCGCCCCAATCTGCGTCCCGGTGAATATATCCAGGTGCGCGTCCTCGATGAAGGACCGGGGTTGTCCGACCAGGATCTCATTCACCTGTTCGAGCCTTTCTACACCAGCAAGCAACCGGGACAGGGCACCGGCCTGGGCCTGACGACCGTTTACAACTTCGTCAAGAACCATTCAGGCCACATCACCTGCGGCAACAACGCCGAAAAAGGCGCCTGCATTTCAATCATGCTGCCAGCCACCCGTGTCGACCACCAGATCATCCGCTTTCCCATTGGCGGGCACGAAACCATCCTGCTGGTGGACGACGACCCTTACATCCTGCATCGCGGCCGGGAATATCTGCACAGCTATGGCTACACGGTTCTGGAAGCCCAGTCCGGAGAAGAGGCCTACGAAATCTATTGCCAGCGGCGGGACGACATCCGGCTGGTCATCATGGATCTCATCATGCCGGGCATGGGCGGCGAAAAATGCATCGGCGAGTTGCTGGGCATCGACCCCGATGCCAAGATACTCGTGGCCAGCGCCTACCTGACGGAAAACTTCATCCATAACCGCGACATCAGGGATAAAATCAAGGGTTTCGTGGCCAAACCCTACATCAAGGGCCGCCTTTTGCAGGCTATTCGCAAGGCGATAACCTCGGACCAGAAACAACTGTGCCTGTAA
- a CDS encoding glycyl radical protein, translating into MYDASVVKETAKVTLEGYDPYDKDYGTGTSGLEENPSPFARINAWRQQFLDTPLGVSAERAVLWTEKFKENSNKPHIIRCAECFAHVLKNVSIEIGKYELVAGNMAAPPRCAPVFPEFSYEWLVEEMDNKPFEKRPGDRFLITEETKQQLRDIREFWKNRTVHDLAKSLMPATALKGTGSYGKGIYLLGNYFFGGVGHTSARYEKIYELGWKGLQDKIDSKLSELDPCDPSVLDKIQFYQAQLICLDGIMTYCRRYANLARQMAPAAEGERKQELLQMADNLDWIAENPPRSFWEALQLWWMLTVVITIEGNGHSIHWGRFDQHLYPFFRKDMAEGKITKDFVQELIEGAWIKISELTKIRDEGSTKAFGGVELGGPSLTIGGQTPEGEDATNELSFMCVDAMAHVRLNAPWLTSRWHANSPREWWIKVTKVAKMGLGMPSFFNDEIIIPSMVNRGRTIEDSRDYGALGCVEPNSEGREYGWHDAAFFNMNKVLELAINNGKCTGCSAACPMYDQCVGAGETLGLQTGSLADFSSFDEVREAYDKQMKYWVDRLVMAECAMDVAHQTRKPLPYLSLLVEDCIDKGKDVTAGGARYNFIGPQGVGVSNVADGLSAIKKLVFEDKKISGADLLDALEKNWEGYEPIYALINSAKVPHYGNDDEEVDDLARWGAKCYCKHLERRPTPHGGEFQAGLYPVSANVPFGAITQASPDGRKAGEPVADGVSPVHTSRGSHDVSGPTAVVKSVSALDHGIASNGTLLNMKFSPSTLAGETGDENFIGMMKVYFQRKGMHNQINVISRSVLEDAMDHPEKYKGLIVRVAGYSAFFTELDPSVQRDILERTELEF; encoded by the coding sequence ATGTATGACGCATCCGTAGTCAAGGAAACCGCAAAAGTCACTCTGGAAGGTTACGATCCCTATGACAAGGACTACGGGACCGGGACCTCCGGGCTGGAGGAAAATCCGTCTCCTTTTGCGCGCATCAATGCCTGGCGGCAGCAGTTTCTGGATACGCCCCTGGGCGTGTCCGCCGAGCGGGCTGTGTTGTGGACGGAAAAGTTCAAGGAAAACAGCAACAAGCCACATATCATCCGCTGTGCGGAGTGCTTTGCCCATGTGTTGAAAAATGTTTCCATCGAAATCGGCAAGTATGAGCTGGTCGCCGGCAACATGGCGGCGCCGCCGCGTTGCGCGCCGGTTTTTCCGGAGTTCTCCTACGAGTGGCTGGTCGAGGAGATGGACAACAAGCCCTTCGAAAAACGGCCCGGCGACCGTTTCCTGATTACCGAGGAAACCAAGCAGCAACTGCGGGATATCCGCGAATTCTGGAAGAATCGGACAGTGCACGACCTGGCCAAATCCCTGATGCCGGCAACCGCCCTTAAAGGCACCGGTTCCTACGGCAAGGGCATCTACCTGCTCGGCAACTATTTCTTTGGCGGGGTGGGGCACACGTCGGCCCGCTATGAGAAGATCTATGAACTGGGTTGGAAGGGGCTGCAGGACAAGATCGACAGCAAACTGTCCGAACTGGATCCGTGCGACCCGTCGGTGCTGGACAAAATTCAGTTCTATCAGGCGCAGCTCATCTGCCTGGACGGCATCATGACCTATTGCCGCCGTTATGCGAACCTCGCGCGCCAGATGGCACCCGCGGCTGAAGGCGAGCGCAAGCAGGAGCTTTTGCAGATGGCGGATAACCTGGACTGGATCGCCGAGAACCCGCCGCGTTCCTTCTGGGAGGCCCTGCAACTGTGGTGGATGCTGACCGTGGTTATCACCATCGAGGGCAATGGCCATTCCATCCACTGGGGACGTTTCGATCAGCATCTCTATCCCTTCTTCCGCAAGGACATGGCCGAAGGGAAAATCACCAAGGACTTTGTCCAGGAACTGATCGAGGGGGCCTGGATCAAGATCAGCGAGCTGACCAAGATCCGTGACGAAGGTTCTACCAAGGCTTTCGGCGGCGTGGAGCTGGGCGGGCCTTCCTTGACCATAGGCGGGCAGACTCCGGAAGGTGAGGACGCCACCAACGAACTGTCTTTCATGTGCGTCGACGCCATGGCGCATGTGCGCCTCAACGCCCCCTGGCTGACCAGCCGCTGGCACGCCAACTCGCCCCGCGAATGGTGGATCAAGGTTACCAAGGTGGCCAAAATGGGGCTGGGCATGCCGTCCTTCTTCAATGACGAAATCATCATCCCGTCCATGGTAAACCGCGGTCGCACCATCGAGGACTCGCGGGATTACGGCGCGCTGGGCTGTGTGGAGCCCAACTCCGAGGGGCGCGAATACGGCTGGCACGACGCCGCGTTTTTCAATATGAACAAGGTTCTGGAGTTGGCCATCAACAACGGCAAGTGCACCGGCTGCAGCGCCGCGTGCCCCATGTACGATCAATGTGTCGGCGCCGGCGAGACCCTTGGCCTGCAGACCGGATCGCTGGCGGATTTCAGCAGCTTTGACGAGGTCCGGGAGGCCTACGACAAGCAGATGAAGTACTGGGTCGACCGGCTGGTGATGGCGGAATGCGCCATGGATGTGGCGCATCAGACGCGCAAGCCGCTGCCTTACCTGTCCCTGCTGGTCGAGGATTGCATCGACAAGGGCAAGGACGTGACCGCCGGTGGAGCGCGTTACAATTTCATCGGTCCCCAGGGGGTCGGCGTGTCCAACGTGGCCGACGGCCTGAGCGCCATCAAAAAGCTGGTGTTCGAAGACAAGAAGATCTCCGGGGCCGACCTGCTCGATGCCCTGGAAAAGAACTGGGAAGGTTACGAGCCCATCTATGCCCTGATCAACAGCGCCAAGGTGCCGCATTACGGCAACGATGACGAAGAGGTCGACGACCTGGCCCGCTGGGGCGCCAAGTGCTACTGCAAACACCTCGAACGCCGCCCCACACCGCACGGCGGGGAGTTCCAGGCCGGTCTCTATCCGGTGTCGGCCAACGTACCTTTCGGCGCCATCACCCAGGCCAGCCCCGACGGCCGCAAGGCGGGTGAGCCGGTCGCCGACGGCGTGTCTCCGGTGCACACCAGCCGTGGCTCTCACGACGTCTCCGGGCCGACGGCGGTGGTCAAGTCCGTTTCCGCCCTGGATCACGGCATCGCCTCCAACGGCACCCTGCTCAACATGAAGTTCAGCCCGTCAACCCTGGCCGGGGAGACGGGGGATGAAAACTTCATCGGCATGATGAAGGTTTATTTCCAGCGCAAGGGCATGCACAACCAGATCAACGTCATCAGCCGTTCCGTGCTGGAAGATGCCATGGATCATCCGGAAAAATACAAGGGACTGATCGTGCGCGTAGCTGGCTACAGCGCCTTTTTCACCGAACTGGATCCCAGCGTGCAGCGTGATATTCTGGAACGAACCGAGCTGGAATTCTGA